From the genome of uncultured Methanobacterium sp.:
AACCCGAAAAATCAACATCAATGAGTGTCTGGTTGAAAAAAACCACGGACTAATGGGGGATGCCCACAGCAGTCCAGAAACACACCGTCAGGTAAGTCTCCTGGCACTGGAGAGCATTGACAAGATGAGGGATATGGGACTGGATGTACATCCAGGGGATTTTGCCGAGAACATTACCACCACTGGAATCAAACTGGTCACAATTCCAATTGGCACCCGACTTCAAGTTGGAGATTCCATAATGGAAGTCACTCAGATTGGTAAAGAATGCCACAACCGCTGTGCCATTTACCAGCAGGCAGGGGACTGTATAATGCCCAGGGAAGGTATCTTCGCCCGGGTTATCACTGGAGGAAAGGTTAAAACTGGAGATAAAGTTATGATTCTGTGAAATTAGGATTATTCTTGAAATTTTCCCATTTACCTAATTTTCCAATATATTTCTGGAAAAATAGGATTCTGGAAAAATAGGACTAATTATTCCAGTTTATATCAAATTTATTCCTTATTTTTACTATAACACCCTTAACGTCTATTCTAGTATAATCAGGTAGGGATGTAGATAAAAAAACAGATCCAAAAAATTAAAAAAAATAGTTAAATAAAAATGAAGTAAACTGGATTACAATTAAAAAACTATGATAACTATAAATTAATATGTGATAATCCAGATAGATGATAAAACTGTTTAAAAACGATTATATCTATAATAAAATTAAATTTAAGATAAATGAATGAAATTTAAAACAAATATAGGAGAAATTGAGAATGTTACATGGAACTGAAGTACTGAAAAAAGGTTTCGCCAAAATGACCAAAGGCGGAGTTATTATGGATGTTGTTAACGCTGAACAGGCTGCCATTGCCGAAGAAGCAGGTGCAGTATCAGTTATGGCTTTGGAAAAAGTTCCTGCAGATATCAGGGCTTCTGGTGGAGTGGCCCGGATGGCAGATCCTTCCAAAGTCCTGGAAATCATCGATGCAGTGAGCATACCAGTGATGGCCAAGGCCAGAATCGGCCACTTTGTGGAAGCACAGGTCCTGGAAACCCTAGGAGTGGACATGATCGACGAAAGTGAAGTCTTAACACCAGCCGATGAAAAATACCACATAGACAAAAAACAGTTCACCATACCATTTGTATGCGGAGCCCGGAACCTGGGTGAAGCACTCCGGAGGATTGATGAAGGTGCAGCCATGATCCGGACCAAAGGAGAAGCAGGAACCGGTAACGTGGTCGAAGCTGTGAGGCACATGAGGGTAATCCAAGGAACCATCCGCGAACTTGCGAATAAAAACGAAGAAGAACTGTGGAGTGTTGCCCGGGAACTGGAAGCACCTCTTACACTAGTTAAAGAGACACAAAAACAGGGTAGAGTACCAGTCGTCAACTTCGCAGCCGGTGGAATAGCCACCCCAGCCGATGCAGCCCTCATGATGCAGCTCGGGTCTGACGGAGTATTCGTGGGCAGTGGTATTTTCAAATCAGAAAAACCAGAATTAGTGGCCAATGCCATTGTAGAAGCCACTCACAACTTTAAAAACGCTGAAGTCATTGCCGAAGTCAGCCGAGACCTGGGAAGTGCCATGCCTGGACTGGAAATAAGCGAAATACCAGAAAATGAAAGGTTACAAGAAAGGGGTTGGTAAACACCCCATATACTTTTTTTTAACCCAGTAGTTCTTTTAAACAATCTGTATTGCAAAATAACAACACACATTACAAAATAATGAATCTAATTTAATATCTAATCTAATATCTAATTTTTTTCCTCACATTATGATGATTTTACGATGATATTTTTGTTTTTAAATATCCCCCAATCCATCCACAAACAGCACCATTAATGGCCCCTAATATAGTCCATGGTATTAAATAAAGAAATGCACCAGTAAGGAGACTTCCTAAAAAGAATGCAATAGCACCAGTAACCACCGCATTTTTAGTTCCAATAATTTGGTCCCTGAACAAATACCCCATCGCCATTAACAGTATAAGAACTAACAGAGTGAAAATACCCTGAGTAAAGGTTAATAACATAGTTATTACCAGTGCTACAGGTATTACTAGCGTCCATCGAATATTACGGAAATTCAGCTCATTTTTTATGGAATTTATAAGACCTATGAGGCCAGGTTCTCTACCATACTGGGTATTGCCATAATTGGTGTTATAATTATTATTCCAGTTCGGGTTATTGCGAATGCGGTTTCGGTAGTTATTCCAAAATTGAACAAAAGGAGTTTTTAAATTATACCAAAATTGAATTAAACGGGTTTTTAAATTGAAATTTCGTAGCGAAAAAACAGATTGCATCTTGTTTCGTATAATTTCACTTTTTGTACTCTTTTTCGAGATTGAGACCTGTTTCCAACTGGGATCAACAATATCCAAATTTTCAACGTATCTCAGTTTACCACCACAATCACAGGAATCAACAAAATCTTTTGCAGAATCACCGGATTGGAGTTTATAGTAGCTTTTACATTTACCACAGATTAAATAACCCATTTCATCACCAATAGCCAATAACGACTATAAATTTATGAGACTAAATGTCCCAATTTTTTAAAAATTTGCTAAACAGGAACAGTTAAACAGAAAATATGTCAAATAATGTTTAATCTGTTGAGATTTAACTGTTTTTAATATAATATAATCTCTAGAGTGTTTAGTTAGAGTGTTCTAATTAAATTGTTCTGACATAAATATCTGCGCAATTATCAAAAAAGATGAATTAAAAAAGACAGGAAAAATTCCATCTTTTTTACTTGAATCTAGTTTACGTGGGGGTGTTCACGTTTTAGGAATAGTGATAGAATAAAAACCACTCCTAGCACTGCTGCAGCTATTACATATGCAAAATCCACACCAGATACCAGTGCCTGGACCTGTTGTGCAGCAGTTGGATTGGTCAGATTCTGAAGGTAGTTATTCTGACCGAAGGACATGAAGCTTACAAATAGAGCAGAACCTATTGCACCACCCATCTGCTGTAGAGCAGTCATTATAGCAGAACCTGAAGCATAGTACTTGGGAGGCAGAGTTCCCAGTGTGTGTGTCTGGTTGGGTGCCATTACCAGGCTGGTTCCTATGAAAAAACAAACCAGTATTAGTACAATTACCATGAGGAGTGTTGATGCTGAAAGAAATGAAAGCATCACCATGGAAATACACATGATAGCAAGACCCGAGCTGATCACAATCTTAGGACCATGCCCATCGTAGATACGACCTGAAACAAGCGATAAAATACTATTCAAAATACTTCCAGGTAGTAGGATGAGACTGGCAATAAATGATGTAACTCCAAGGGCACTCTGCAAGTAGATGGGCATTATAACCACCATTGCAAATATTATCATTACATTTATCATGGTAATTACAATCCCTATGGTGAATGAAGGATATTTAAACGTGCGCAGGTTCAACATAGGGTCTTTCATGGTTAACTGGCGTATTGCAAATAGTATTAGGCTAATCATACCCACAATTAAGGGGATGGTCACGTTTGGACTTAATCCATTATCTCCCATACCACTTAAACTAATTACAACTCCTCCAAACCCAATTGCAGCAAGTATGACCGATAAAAAATCTAGTTTAGGACGACCTACTTCTGTTACATTCTTTAAGAATGCTATTCCTGCAATTGCTATGGCTACAAAAAAGACCAGTACCATTACAAAAAACCAGTGCCAATCCACATATCCCATAAGAAACCCCATAATAACCGGTGCTATTGTCGGGGCGAACATTACCACCAGCGTCACCATTCCCATGGTTGCGCCTCTTTTTTCAGGGGGGATTAAAATAAGCACGGTGTTAAATATAAGGGGTACCAGTATACCGGTTCCAATTGCCTGTATAACCCGTCCAGCAAACAGAACTGGAAAGCTTGTGGAAAAACAGGCCACAATTGTTCCTGCAATTAAAAATCCCATTGAAGCTGTGAATAATTTTCTGGTGGAAAAACGCTCTATAAGAAAGGCACTGATAAGAAATATAATGCCCGAAACATAAACATAAACTGTGGTTAACCACTGCACAGTTCCAGCGGAAATATTAAACTGTGTCATTATATGTGGAAATGCAATGTTCAAAGCAGTTTCATTAAGCATTGACATGAATCCACCAATCAACAGCAGAATTAAGATTCGGTTGGTGGTACTTTTACTGGGTTTAATTTTATTAATAGTGTAGTTTTCATCTTGATTTAGTGACATTTGAGTACTCCTGAACAATTTAAATAGAACTTTTTTTCAGCAAATAGCATAATATAACAGATTTTAGATAAAATTATAATTACAAAATGGTTTAATATGAAATTCCCATATTAAGGAGCCTATTCCCCGTATTAGTGAGTCTATCGGGGAAAATCCGAATATTAAGAAATTTTTTGATACACGTTGGCATAATAATAGACCAGTCTATATAATAATATTTTAAAAATTTATGATTTTTTAAAAGGATATCTTAAATGATTAAGTATGAAGAATTTTTAAAATGGTTTAATGGAAGAGTTACCTATAATCTCATACAAATACTTTCTAATAAGTTGGTACCGGATTTTTTCAATGTTTTAGTACAATGGGAATCTGTTCGGCAATTCTATAGATAGGTGCATCACTATTGGTGGTTAAAGACATGATTATAGCCCCTTCAACCATGGATTGAATAACCATTCCCAAAATCTCAGCCGTTTCCTGGTTGAAACCACCCTCCACCAACTTCTCAGTGTAAACATTTTGCCATGCATTGTAAGCAGATTCACATGCTTTTCTTAATGTTTCATTGGTTGCGTATGTTTCCAATGCAATTAAATTAACAGAAACTTTTTTAGTACTTTTAATGGAATGTTTCTCGTCTTTTTCAGAATTTGAATTGTCTACAATCTTTTCAATGGATTTTTTAATGGATTTGACAGGATCATCAATTTCTGCCAGCCCATCCCTTATTGTTTTTTCAACAAAGACATTGGTCAGATTTATGCATTCTAAAGCAAGTTCTTCTTTGCCCTTGGGAAAATAATAATACAAAGAACCTTTAGGAGCATTACTTTCCATTAAAATCTGATTTAAACCGGTGGCGTGATAACCCTGTAGCTGGAAAAGACGTGTAGCAGCGTTAATAATCCTGTCCCTTGTACTTATTTCTTCATCCATAATAACAAAACCATTAATGATCAGTTATAATTATAATGACCAGTCTATATATCCTGTTTTTTATTTATGTTAAAGTGATATTTAAAGGTGATGTTGCCAAATAAATTATTCAAAAAAAAATCCCTTAAAACATTTTAATTAATCGAAACATGGAGTTATTGTATAAGTTTAGGAATTAAAGGTAATGAATATAAGAAGATCGAAAAAGGTTGGTAAAAAAATGGATGATAAAAATCAAGGTAAATGGATAGATAATGCGGATAAAGATTTAATAAAAATGTTCAAAACAACAGAAGAATATAATGCATGGCAGGAATCATTATTTGCCCTAGTTGAATATTCTTCCAATGAAAAAATAGATGAAAAAGTAGTTGGGGAATTGGCAGCTGATCATCTTAATGCAAGTATTGAATTACAAAAAGGACTAGGAAATGCCAGACATAAGAAAGGAAAAATGCTACGGAATGAATTGTTAGTTGACAATTGTGGAGAATGATGGAATAATTAAATTATTAAACTCCAGTATCAGATATTTACCCTCTTTAATATCCACTATTTTTTT
Proteins encoded in this window:
- a CDS encoding MOSC domain-containing protein; protein product: MIKSASSENVKKFEYGEVIAVCTSSKKQTRKININECLVEKNHGLMGDAHSSPETHRQVSLLALESIDKMRDMGLDVHPGDFAENITTTGIKLVTIPIGTRLQVGDSIMEVTQIGKECHNRCAIYQQAGDCIMPREGIFARVITGGKVKTGDKVMIL
- the pdxS gene encoding pyridoxal 5'-phosphate synthase lyase subunit PdxS, translated to MLHGTEVLKKGFAKMTKGGVIMDVVNAEQAAIAEEAGAVSVMALEKVPADIRASGGVARMADPSKVLEIIDAVSIPVMAKARIGHFVEAQVLETLGVDMIDESEVLTPADEKYHIDKKQFTIPFVCGARNLGEALRRIDEGAAMIRTKGEAGTGNVVEAVRHMRVIQGTIRELANKNEEELWSVARELEAPLTLVKETQKQGRVPVVNFAAGGIATPADAALMMQLGSDGVFVGSGIFKSEKPELVANAIVEATHNFKNAEVIAEVSRDLGSAMPGLEISEIPENERLQERGW
- a CDS encoding MFS transporter, whose amino-acid sequence is MGYLICGKCKSYYKLQSGDSAKDFVDSCDCGGKLRYVENLDIVDPSWKQVSISKKSTKSEIIRNKMQSVFSLRNFNLKTRLIQFWYNLKTPFVQFWNNYRNRIRNNPNWNNNYNTNYGNTQYGREPGLIGLINSIKNELNFRNIRWTLVIPVALVITMLLTFTQGIFTLLVLILLMAMGYLFRDQIIGTKNAVVTGAIAFFLGSLLTGAFLYLIPWTILGAINGAVCGWIGGYLKTKISS
- a CDS encoding MDR family MFS transporter is translated as MSLNQDENYTINKIKPSKSTTNRILILLLIGGFMSMLNETALNIAFPHIMTQFNISAGTVQWLTTVYVYVSGIIFLISAFLIERFSTRKLFTASMGFLIAGTIVACFSTSFPVLFAGRVIQAIGTGILVPLIFNTVLILIPPEKRGATMGMVTLVVMFAPTIAPVIMGFLMGYVDWHWFFVMVLVFFVAIAIAGIAFLKNVTEVGRPKLDFLSVILAAIGFGGVVISLSGMGDNGLSPNVTIPLIVGMISLILFAIRQLTMKDPMLNLRTFKYPSFTIGIVITMINVMIIFAMVVIMPIYLQSALGVTSFIASLILLPGSILNSILSLVSGRIYDGHGPKIVISSGLAIMCISMVMLSFLSASTLLMVIVLILVCFFIGTSLVMAPNQTHTLGTLPPKYYASGSAIMTALQQMGGAIGSALFVSFMSFGQNNYLQNLTNPTAAQQVQALVSGVDFAYVIAAAVLGVVFILSLFLKREHPHVN
- a CDS encoding TetR/AcrR family transcriptional regulator; this encodes MDEEISTRDRIINAATRLFQLQGYHATGLNQILMESNAPKGSLYYYFPKGKEELALECINLTNVFVEKTIRDGLAEIDDPVKSIKKSIEKIVDNSNSEKDEKHSIKSTKKVSVNLIALETYATNETLRKACESAYNAWQNVYTEKLVEGGFNQETAEILGMVIQSMVEGAIIMSLTTNSDAPIYRIAEQIPIVLKH